A DNA window from Taeniopygia guttata chromosome 8, bTaeGut7.mat, whole genome shotgun sequence contains the following coding sequences:
- the DHCR24 gene encoding delta(24)-sterol reductase has product MERERAVGVMSALWSVGAGLLLLLLWVRHRGLEAVLVHHRWVFVCFFLMPLSILFDIYYHLRAWAVWRFHSAPRQHAQRVRHIQEQVREWKKEGSKRYMCTGRPGWLTVSLRVGKYKKTHKNIMINLMDVLEVDTERQVVRVEPLVTMGQLTAYLNPMGWTIPVVPELDDLTVGGLIMGTGIESSSHIYGLFQHICVAYELVLADGSLVRCTPTENSDLFYAVPWSCGTLGFLVAAEIKMIPAKKYVKIHYEPVRGLQKICEKFTEESKKKENSFVEGLMYSLDEAVIMTGVLTDEAEQSKINRIGNYYKPWFFKHVETYLKADRTGVEYIPSRHYYHRHTRSIFWELQDIIPFGNNPVFRYLFGWMVPPKISLLKLTQGEAIRKLYEQHHVVQDMLVPIKSLEKSIQTFHVDLNVYPIWLCPFILPNNPGMVHPKGNETELYVDIGAYGEPKSKQFEARASMRQMEKFVRSVHGFQMLYADCYMTREEFWDMFDGSLYHKLREEMNCKDAFPEVYDKICKAARH; this is encoded by the exons ATGGAGCGCGAACGGGCGGTGGGCGTCATGTCGGCGCTGTGGTCGGTGGGCgcggggctgctgctcctgctgctctgggtgcGGCACCGCGGGCTGGAGGCCGTGCTGGTGCACCACCGCTGGGTCTTCGTCTGCTTCTTCCTCATGCCGCTCTCCATCCTCTTCGACATCTACTACCATCTGCGCGCATGGGCCGTGTGGCGCTTCCACAGCGCCCCGCGGCAGCACGCCCAGCGCGTCCGGCACATCCAGGAGCAG GTCCGGGAATGGAAGAAGGAAGGCAGCAAGAGGTACATGTGCACGGGCCGGCCCGGCTGGCTGACAGTGTCACTCCGTGTTGGGAAGTACAAGAAGACCCACAAGAACATCATGATCAATTTAATGGATGTTCTGGAAGTAGACACTGAAAGACAG gTTGTTCGTGTGGAGCCTTTGGTGACCATGGGCCAGCTGACTGCATACCTGAATCCCATGGGCTGGACTATTCCTGTGGTACCAGAGCTTGATGATCTCACAGTAG GTGGCCTGATCATGGGAACTGGCATTGAGTCTTCATCCCACATCTATGGACTTTTTCAGCACATCTGTGTGGCCTATGAACTTGTTCTTGCTGATGGAAGCCTTGTGAGATGTACACCA ACTGAAAACTCAGACCTATTTTATGCAGTGCCTTGGTCTTGTGGTACTCTGGGTTTCCTGgttgcagcagaaataaaaatgattcCTGCCAAGAAATATGTCAAAATACATTATGAGCCAGTAAGAGGACTGCAGAAGATTTGTGAGAAGTTCACTGAAGAGTCTAAGAAAAAGGAGAATAGTTTTGTGGAAGGACTTATGTATTCCTTGGATGAAGCAGTCATCATGACAGGAGTCTTGACTGATGAAGCTGAGCAAAGCAAG ATAAACAGAATTGGCAACTACTACAAGCCATGGTTCTTTAAGCATGTGGAGACGTATTTGAAAGCTGACAGGACTGGAGTGGAATACATTCCTTCCCGACATTATTACCACAGACATACTCGCAGTATCTTCTGGGAGCTCCAA GATATCATTCCTTTTGGCAATAACCCCGTGTTCCGTTACCTGTTTGGCTGGATGgtccccccaaaaatctctcTGTTGAAGCTCACCCAAGGGGAAGCCATCCGGAAGCTGTACGAGCAGCACCACGTTGTGCAGGACATGCTGGTGCCAATAAAGAGCCTTGAAAAATCAATCCAGACCTTCCACGTTGACCTGAAT GTGTACCCTATCTGGTTATGTCCTTTCATATTGCCCAACAATCCTGGTATGGTCCATCCCAAAGGAAATGAAACTGAACTCTACGTGGATATAGGAGCTTATGGAGAGCCCAAAAGCAAACAATTTGAAGCCAGGGCCTCAATGAGGCAAATGGAAAAGTTTGTAAGAAGTGTGCATGG tTTCCAGATGCTGTATGCAGATTGTTACATGACCCGTGAGGAGTTCTGGGATATGTTTGATGGCTCGTTGTACCACAAGCTGAGGGAGGAGATGAATTGCAAGGATGCCTTTCCAGAAGTGTATGACAAAATCTGCAAAGCTGCAAGGCACTGA
- the PARS2 gene encoding probable proline--tRNA ligase, mitochondrial isoform X1, with product MCTPAPLRAPMEALLRSCRVLVLGARQCGIRARHGGPPGRPRRLRLSQLFQPLALPVGGQAGSEARPGEPTCRSQRLMLQAGLIHPTSPGCYCYLPPTVRAMEKLIQLMDEEMRAVGGQKLNLPSLCSAELWRASGRWDQMGPELFRLVDRHDHGYCLGPTHEEVVTALVASQTGLSYKQLPLRLYQVTRKFRDEPKPRFGLLRSREFYMKDMYTFDSSEEAARRTYEQVCAAYCSLFARLGLPFVKVQAATGSIGGSTSHEFQLPADIGEDRLLLCPQGHFAANVETLNGEQTSCPTCGEKLTETKGIEVGHTFYLGTKYSSVANAVFSSAENKPQLAEMGCYGLGVTRILAASIEVLSTEDSIRWPSLIAPYQLCFIPPKRGSKEEEEGAALLERVYDELAEALPHLAGDSVLDDRSQLTIGKRLKDAKRLGYPYVVVAGKRVCEDPPVFEVWNQNASEVLFLTKEGVIELLSKVQVP from the exons ATGTGCACACCCG CCCCTCTCCGTGCCCCCATGGAGGCCTTGCTGAGGAGCTGCCGTGTCCTGGTGCTGGGTGCCCGGCAGTGTGGGATCAGGGCCCGGCACGGCGGCCCCCCGGGCAGGCCCAGGCGCCTGCGGCTCTCGCAGCTCTTCCAGCCGCTGGCCCTGCCTGTGGGCGGCCAGGCGGGCTCCGAGGCCCGGCCCGGGGAGCCCACCTGCCGCAGCCAGCGGCTGATGCTGCAGGCGGGGCTCATCCATCCCACCAGCCCCGGCTGCTACTGCTACCTGCCGCCCACCGTCCGCGCCATGGAGAAGCTGATCCAGCTGATGGACGAGGAGATGCGCGCCGTGGGTGGGCAGAAGCTGAACCTGCCCAGCCTGTGCTCGGCGGAGCTGTGGCGCGCCAGCGGCCGCTGGGACCAGATGGGGCCGGAGCTCTTCCGGCTGGTGGATCGGCACGACCACGGCTACTGCTTGGGCCCCACGCATGAGGAGGTGGTGACGGCGCTGGTGGCCTCGCAGACCGGCCTGTCCTACAAGCAGCTCCCGCTGCGCCTCTACCAGGTCACCAGGAAGTTCCGGGACGAGCCCAAGCCCCGTTTCGGCTTGCTGCGCAGCCGGGAGTTCTACATGAAGGACATGTACACCTTCGACAGCTCCGAGGAGGCGGCTCGGCGCACCTACGAGCAGGTGTGTGCTGCCTACTGCAGCCTCTTCGCCCGCCTGGGCCTGCCCTTCGTCAAGGTGCAGGCGGCCACGGGCAGCATCGGCGGCAGCACGTCCCACGAGTTCCAGCTGCCGGCAGACATCGGCGAggacaggctgctgctgtgccctcagGGGCATTTCGCAGCCAACGTGGAGACGCTAAACGGGGAGCAAACCTCGTGCCCCACGTGCGGGGAGAAACTCACCGAGACCAAAGGCATTGAGGTGGGGCACACGTTTTACCTGGGCACCAAGTACTCCTCCGTCGCCAACGCCGTCTTCTCCTCCGCAGAGAACAAACCCCAGCTGGCAGAAATGGGCTGCTACGGCCTGGGCGTCACTCGCATCCTGGCGGCCTCCATCGAGGTGCTCTCCACCGAGGACAGCATCCGCTGGCCGAGCCTCATCGCGCCCTACCAGCTCTGCTTCATCCCCCCCAAGAGGGGcagcaaggaggaggaggagggagcggCGCTGCTGGAGCGGGTGTACGATGAGCTGGCCGAAGCGCTGCCCCACCTCGCCGGCGACTCGGTGCTGGATGACCGGAGCCAGCTGACCATCGGCAAGAGGCTGAAGGATGCCAAAAGGCTGGGCTATCCCTACGTGGTGGTGGCTGGGAAGAGGGTCTGCGAGGACCCCCCGGTCTTTGAGGTTTGGAATCAGAATGCCAGCGAGGTTTTGTTCCTCACCAAAGAAGGCGTCATAGAGCTGCTGAGTAAAGTCCAAGTCCCTTAA
- the PARS2 gene encoding probable proline--tRNA ligase, mitochondrial isoform X2, producing MEALLRSCRVLVLGARQCGIRARHGGPPGRPRRLRLSQLFQPLALPVGGQAGSEARPGEPTCRSQRLMLQAGLIHPTSPGCYCYLPPTVRAMEKLIQLMDEEMRAVGGQKLNLPSLCSAELWRASGRWDQMGPELFRLVDRHDHGYCLGPTHEEVVTALVASQTGLSYKQLPLRLYQVTRKFRDEPKPRFGLLRSREFYMKDMYTFDSSEEAARRTYEQVCAAYCSLFARLGLPFVKVQAATGSIGGSTSHEFQLPADIGEDRLLLCPQGHFAANVETLNGEQTSCPTCGEKLTETKGIEVGHTFYLGTKYSSVANAVFSSAENKPQLAEMGCYGLGVTRILAASIEVLSTEDSIRWPSLIAPYQLCFIPPKRGSKEEEEGAALLERVYDELAEALPHLAGDSVLDDRSQLTIGKRLKDAKRLGYPYVVVAGKRVCEDPPVFEVWNQNASEVLFLTKEGVIELLSKVQVP from the coding sequence ATGGAGGCCTTGCTGAGGAGCTGCCGTGTCCTGGTGCTGGGTGCCCGGCAGTGTGGGATCAGGGCCCGGCACGGCGGCCCCCCGGGCAGGCCCAGGCGCCTGCGGCTCTCGCAGCTCTTCCAGCCGCTGGCCCTGCCTGTGGGCGGCCAGGCGGGCTCCGAGGCCCGGCCCGGGGAGCCCACCTGCCGCAGCCAGCGGCTGATGCTGCAGGCGGGGCTCATCCATCCCACCAGCCCCGGCTGCTACTGCTACCTGCCGCCCACCGTCCGCGCCATGGAGAAGCTGATCCAGCTGATGGACGAGGAGATGCGCGCCGTGGGTGGGCAGAAGCTGAACCTGCCCAGCCTGTGCTCGGCGGAGCTGTGGCGCGCCAGCGGCCGCTGGGACCAGATGGGGCCGGAGCTCTTCCGGCTGGTGGATCGGCACGACCACGGCTACTGCTTGGGCCCCACGCATGAGGAGGTGGTGACGGCGCTGGTGGCCTCGCAGACCGGCCTGTCCTACAAGCAGCTCCCGCTGCGCCTCTACCAGGTCACCAGGAAGTTCCGGGACGAGCCCAAGCCCCGTTTCGGCTTGCTGCGCAGCCGGGAGTTCTACATGAAGGACATGTACACCTTCGACAGCTCCGAGGAGGCGGCTCGGCGCACCTACGAGCAGGTGTGTGCTGCCTACTGCAGCCTCTTCGCCCGCCTGGGCCTGCCCTTCGTCAAGGTGCAGGCGGCCACGGGCAGCATCGGCGGCAGCACGTCCCACGAGTTCCAGCTGCCGGCAGACATCGGCGAggacaggctgctgctgtgccctcagGGGCATTTCGCAGCCAACGTGGAGACGCTAAACGGGGAGCAAACCTCGTGCCCCACGTGCGGGGAGAAACTCACCGAGACCAAAGGCATTGAGGTGGGGCACACGTTTTACCTGGGCACCAAGTACTCCTCCGTCGCCAACGCCGTCTTCTCCTCCGCAGAGAACAAACCCCAGCTGGCAGAAATGGGCTGCTACGGCCTGGGCGTCACTCGCATCCTGGCGGCCTCCATCGAGGTGCTCTCCACCGAGGACAGCATCCGCTGGCCGAGCCTCATCGCGCCCTACCAGCTCTGCTTCATCCCCCCCAAGAGGGGcagcaaggaggaggaggagggagcggCGCTGCTGGAGCGGGTGTACGATGAGCTGGCCGAAGCGCTGCCCCACCTCGCCGGCGACTCGGTGCTGGATGACCGGAGCCAGCTGACCATCGGCAAGAGGCTGAAGGATGCCAAAAGGCTGGGCTATCCCTACGTGGTGGTGGCTGGGAAGAGGGTCTGCGAGGACCCCCCGGTCTTTGAGGTTTGGAATCAGAATGCCAGCGAGGTTTTGTTCCTCACCAAAGAAGGCGTCATAGAGCTGCTGAGTAAAGTCCAAGTCCCTTAA
- the TTC4 gene encoding tetratricopeptide repeat protein 4: MPGLIGSSGAGPEAAGRSQAGPGGSRRSSGSMAEAEAHTEQDGVSGAPAAPRYRGALHPDTWEQELEAIPMFMKRCPAEIDAERQPELACLQSLLFDEERSPAELAGMYKNEGNEYFKEKDYGRAVAAYSEGLRRRCGDAGLDAVLLTNRAAAHFHLGNYRSALNDAIQAKKLKPTHLKAIIRGALCHMELKNFVEAIAWCEEGLQIDSEEKKLVEMRAKADKLKRVQERDARKAKVMESKEQCQKEILLAAIKERNIKLVLEPSGEEEEVSDGLAELSLDGFHSGSATGAKVHLDADGNLSWPVLFLYPEHEQTDFTVAFHENSRFIDHLMVMFAELPPWDLEKKYLPNNLELYFEDEEREEMYEVNPEHTLLQVLQHKRYFVKAGTPTVLVFAKRSPFSKKYFSGKKVHRL, from the exons ATGCCGGGGCTCATCGGaagcagcggggccgggcctgAGGCGGCGGGGCGGTCGcaggcggggccgggcggcagcaggaggagcagcggGAGCATGGCGGAGGCGGAGGCCCACACTGAGCAGGACGGCGTGTCCGGAGCCCCGGCGGCGCCGCGGTACCGGGGAGCGCTGCACCCCGACACGTGGGAGCAG gagctggaggccaTCCCCATGTTCATGAAGCGCTGCCCGGCCGAGATCGATGCGGAGCGGCAGCCCGAGCTCGCCTGCCTGCAGTCGCTGCTGTTCGATGAGGAGCGGAGCCCCGCAG AGCTGGCCGGGATGTACAAGAACGAAGGGAACGAGTACTTCAAGGAGAAGGACTACGGGAGAGCGGTGGCCGCCTACTCGGAGGGGCTGCGGAGGCGCTGCGGGGACGCCGGGCTGGACGCGGTGCTGCTCACCAACCGGGCAGCCGCACATTTCCACTTGG GTAACTACCGCTCTGCTCTAAACGATGCCATCCAAGCCAAAAAGCTGAAGCCCACCCATCTCAAAGCCATCATAAGAG GAGCTCTCTGTCACATGGAGCTAAAGAATTTCGTGGAAGCAATAGCATGGTGTGAGGAAGGCTTGCAAATAGactcagaagagaaaaagcttGTGGAAATGAGGGCTAAAGCTGACAAATTAAAG CGAGTTCAGGAGAGGGATGCCAGGAAAGCAAAGGTGATGGAGAGCAAGGAGCAGTGTCAGAAGGAAATTTTGCTTGCAGCAATAAAG GAAAGAAATATCAAGCTGGTTCTTGAGCCTTCAGGTGAAGAAGAGGAAGTGTCAGATGGCCTGGCTGAGTTATCCTTGGATGGGTTCCACTCTGGCAGTGCCACGGGGGCAAAGGTGCACTTAGATGCTGATGGCAACCTGAGCTGGCCTGTCCTCTTCCTGTACCCTGAGCACGAGCAGACAGATTTCACTGTGGCTTTCCATGAGAACTCCAG GTTTATTGATCATTTAATGGTGATGTTTGCTGAGTTACCTCCTTgggatttagaaaaaaaataccttccCAACAATCTCGAG ctctattttgaagatgaagaaagagaagaaatgtaTGAGGTGAACCCAGAACACACATTGCTACAAGTGCTGCAGCACAAAAG GTATTTTGTAAAGGCCGGGACCCCAACAGTTTTGGTATTTGCCAAGCGTTCTCCTTTCTCTAAGAAATACTTCTCTGGCAAGAAAGTGCATCGACTGTAA
- the TMEM205 gene encoding transmembrane protein 205 has protein sequence MEGPVPIQDAMASDTEPSNTIKVLHMLFLSTSWGMQVWVTFVAGFVMSRHLPRHTFGSIQRELFPYYFHISSTCAFLNLTLFAMSHPSERLSKEHMSQTIIFLVCIAASVLNTQWFGQVASDAVAELQLVESSHGLGQELGLAASEPHRQLRAPSPSHGQLARSFALHHALSSLCNLLCIVCNGLSLQHLAAQLSAL, from the exons ATGGAGGGACCTGTTCCCATCCAGGACGCCATGGCAAGTGACACGGAGCCCTCCAACACCATCAAAGTGCTGCACATGCTTTTCCTCTCCACCTCCTGGGGGATGCAGGTCTGGGTGACCTTCGTGGCCG GGTTTGTGATGAGCAGGCACCTCCCTCGCCACACCTTCGGCTCCATCCAGCGGGAGCTCTTCCCCTACTACTTCCACATCAGCTCCACCTGTGCCTTCCTCAACCTGACCCTGTTTGCCATGTCCCACCCCAGCGAGAGGCTCAGCAAGGAGCACATGTCCCAG ACCATCATCTTCCTCGTCTGCATCGCCGCCTCCGTGCTGAACACACAGTGGTTCGGGCAGGTCGCCTCCGACGCGGTGGCcgagctgcagctggtggagaGCAGCCacgggctggggcaggagctggggctggcagccagcgagccccacaggcagctccgtgcccccagccccagccacgGGCAGCTGGCCCGGAGCTTCGCCCTCCACCACGCTCTGTCCTCCCTCTGCAACCTCCTGTGCATCGTGTGCAACGGGCTGAGCCTGCAGCATCTGGctgcccagctctctgccctctga